Proteins from one Dromiciops gliroides isolate mDroGli1 chromosome 6, mDroGli1.pri, whole genome shotgun sequence genomic window:
- the SPTBN2 gene encoding spectrin beta chain, non-erythrocytic 2 → MSSTLQSPTDFDSLEIQGQYSDVNNRWELPDVDWDNENSSARLFERSRIKALADEREAVQKKTFTKWVNSHLARVTCRVGDLYSDLRDGRNLLRLLEVLSGETLPKPTKGRMRIHCLENVDKALQFLKEQKVHLENMGSHDIVDGNHRLTLGLVWTIILRFQIQDISVETEDNKEKKSAKDALLLWCQMKTAGYPNVNVHNFTTSWRDGLAFNAIVHKHRPDLLEFESLKKCNAHYNLQNVFNLAEKELGLTKLLDPEDVNVDQPDEKSIITYVATYYHYFSKMKALAVEGKRIGKVLDYALEAERLVEKYESLASELLQWIEQTIVTLNDRQLANSLSGVQNQLQSFNSYRTVEKPPKFTEKGNLEVLLFTIQSKLRANNQKVYAPREGRLVSDINKAWERLEKAEHERELALRTELIRQEKLEQLAARFDRKAAMRETWLSENQRLVAQDNFGLELAAVEAAVRKHEAIETDIVAYSGRVQAVDAVAAELAAERYHDIKRVAARQHNVARLWDFLRQMVAARRERLLLNLELQKVFQDLFYLMDWMEEMRGRLQSQDLGKHLAGVEDLLQLHELVEADIAVQAERVRAVSASALRFSDPGAGYKPCDPQLVSQRVEALQQSYEGLCELAATRRAQLEESRRLWRFLWEVGEAEAWIREQQHLLASAEPGRDLTGVMRLLSKHTALRDEMSGRLGPLQLTLEQGQQLVAEGHPGAKQAAARGAELRAQWERLEALAEKRAQDLAQASSLYQFQAEAHDMETWLVDALRLVSSPELGHDEFSTQALAKQHRALEEEMCSHRPALDALREQAAALPAAVAHAPEVQGWLPMLERRYQELQARAGERARALEAALAHYTMLSEASACGLWVDEKEQWLNGLALPERLEDLEVVQQRFETLEPEMNALAARVTAVNGIAQQLLEAEPPSRDSILATQKQLNHRWQQFRNLADGKKAALTSALNIQNYHLECTETQAWMREKTKVIESTQGLGNDLAGVLALQRKLAGTERDLEAIGTRVGALAQEAQALASGHPAQAPAIQARLREVQEGWEGLRATMRRREESLGEARRLQDFLRSLDDFQAWLGRTQTAVASEEGPATLPEAEALLAQHAALRDEVERAKGEYGRLRAVGEEVTRDQADPQCLFLRQRLEALGTGWEELGRMWESRQARLAQAHGLQGFLRDARQAEGVLSSQEYVLSHTEMPGTLQAADAAIKKLEDFMSTMDANGERIRGLLEAGRQLVAGGNIHAEKIREKADSIEKRHSKNQEAAQQLLQRLRDNRERQHFLQECHELTLWIDEKMLTAQDVSYDEARNLHTKWQKHQAFMAELAANKDWLDKIDKEGQVLTTEKPELKPLVWEKMEALHKRWEELENTTQAKARSLFDANRAELFAQSCSALESWLGTLQAQLHSDDYGKDLTSVNILLKKQQMLEREMAVREKEVETIQAQARALAQEEHGAGEVERTSRAVEEKFRALYKPLKDRCSRLLASREQHQFHRDVEDEILWVTERLPMASSTEHGKDLPSVQLLMKKNQTLQKEVQGHEPRITDLRERQQALGAAAGPELAARVAELQELWRRLGQELDQRGARLQDALRAQQFYRDAAEAEAWMGEQELHMMGQEKAKDELSAQAEVKKHQVLEQALADYAHTVHQLAASSQDMIDGHHPESDRLTIRQAQVEKLYASLKELAVERRGRLLEHQRLCQLRRDLDDLEQWIQEREVVAASHELGQDYEHVTMLRDKFREFSRDTSTIGQERVDSTNALADGLITGGHAARATVAEWKDGLNEAWADLLELLDTRGQVLAAAHELQRFLHGARQALARVQHKQQQLPEGAGRDLNSAEALQRRHCAYEHDIQALSAQVQQVQDDGHRLQKAYAGEKAEEIGRHMQAVAEAWAQLQASSAGRRQLLLDTGDKFRFFQAVRELMLWMDGVNLQMDAQERPRDVSSADLMIKHHQGIKAEIEARADRFSSCILLGQELLAKNHYASEEISEKLEQLQARRQETSDKWQENMDWFQLVLEVLVFGRDAGVAEAWLCSQEPLVRSAELGCTVDEVESLIKRHEAFQKAAASWEERFSALEKLTALEEKEQQQRWRRQQEEEEERRKKEPPASVSPAVPPHRDHVDGQTAAEASRVGTHPRLPSSGEPVAVNGVCTDAESSEPRLEQQRLDQSSSLEGPVPGAGEAANGPRGERQSRARGPAPSPMPQGRAPEAAYSATLPPRGPELSAQEQMEGLLCRKQEMEAFGKKAANRSWQTVYCVLRRSTLGFYKDARAANIGLPYHGEVPVSLARAQGSVALDYRKRKHVFKLGLQDGKEYLFQAKDEAEMSSWLRVVNAAIAAASPASAEPEETVMPSASRGMTRAMTMPPVSPASAEGSVVMRSKEGKERDREKRFSFFKKNK, encoded by the exons CCGAAGCCCACCAAGGGGCGAATGCGCATCCACTGCCTGGAGAATGTAGACAAGGCCTTGCAGTTCCTGAAGGAGCAGAAGGTACATTTGGAGAACATGGGCTCCCACGACATTGTCGATGGCAACCATCGCCTGACGCTTGGCCTGGTCTGGACCATCATCTTACGCTTCCAG ATTCAGGACATCAGCGTGGAGACTGAAGACAACAAGGAGAAGAAGTCGGCCAAGGACGCCCTGCTGCTATGGTGCCAGATGAAGACAGCAGG CTATCCCAATGTCAACGTGCACAATTTCACCACCAGCTGGAGGGACGGGCTGGCCTTCAATGCCATTGTGCATAAGCACCG GCCAGACCTCTTGGAGTTTGAGTCTCTGAAAAAATGCAATGCCCACTACAACCTCCAGAATGTCTTCAACCTGGCAGAGAAGGAGCTGGGCCTCACCAAGCTGCTGGACCCAGAAG ATGTGAATGTGGACCAGCCTGACGAGAAATCCATCATCACCTATGTGGCCACTTACTACCACTACTTCTCCAAGATGAAGGCCCTCGCAGTGGAAGGCAAGCGGATCGGCAAG GTGCTGGACTACGCCTTGGAAGCCGAGCGCTTAGTGGAGAAATACGAGTCTCTGGCCTCCGAACTGCTCCAGTGGATCGAGCAAACCATCGTGACCCTCAATGACCGGCAGCTCGCCAACTCCCTGAGTGGCGTGCAGAACCAGCTGCAGTCCTTCAACTCTTACCGCACCGTGGAGAAGCCTCCCAA GTTCACCGAGAAAGGGAACTTGGAAGTTCTGCTCTTCACCATCCAGAGCAAACTGCGCGCCAACAACCAGAAGGTGTACGCTCCGAGGGAGGGCCGGCTCGTCTCAGACATCAACAAG GCTTGGGAACGTCTGGAGAAAGCGGAGCATGAGCGAGAGCTGGCTCTGCGCACCGAGCTGATTCGCCAGGAGAAGCTGGAACAGCTGGCCGCCCGCTTTGACCGCAAGGCCGCCATGCGGGAGACCTGGCTTAGTGAGAATCAGCGCCTTGTGGCCCAG GATAACTTTGGCCTGGAGCTGGCAGCTGTGGAAGCCGCGGTGCGGAAGCACGAGGCCATTGAGACCGACATTGTGGCCTACAGTGGGCGCGTGCAAGCTGTGGACGCCGTGGCTGCAGAGCTGGCTGCTGAGCGCTACCATGACATCAAGCGGGTGGCAGCCCGGCAGCACAATGTGGCCCGGCTGTGGGACTTCCTGCGGCAGATGGTGGCAGCACGGCGTGAGCGGCTGCTACTTAACCTCGAGCTGCAGAAGGTTTTCCAAGACCTCTTCTACCTCATGGACTGGATGGAGGAGATGAGG GGCCGACTGCAGTCTCAGGACCTGGGCAAGCACTTGGCAGGGGTAGAAGATCTGCTGCAGCTGCATGAGCTGGTGGAAGCCGACATCGCGGTGCAGGCAGAGCGGGTGCGGGCAGTCAGTGCCTCGGCACTCCGGTTCAGTGACCCAGGCGCAG GCTATAAGCCGTGTGACCCCCAGCTTGTGTCGCAGCGTGTGGAGGCCCTGCAGCAGAGCTATGAGGGTCTCTGTGAGCTGGCAGCCACGCGGAGAGCCCAGCTGGAAGAGTCTCGCCGCCTCTGGCGCTTCCTCTGGGAAGTGGGAGAGGCAGAGGCCTGGATCCGAGAACAGCAGCACCTCCTGGCGTCCGCCGAACCCGGCCGTGACCTCACCGGCGTGATGCGGCTCCTCAGCAAGCACACCGCCCTCCGAGATGAAATGAGCGGCCGCCTGGGACCACTGCAGCTCACGCTGGAGCAGGGGCAGCAACTGGTCGCAGAAGGCCACCCGGGAGCAAAGCAGGCTGCCGCGCGTGGGGCCGAGCTGCGGGCCCAATGGGAGCGCCTCGAAGCCCTGGCAGAGAAGCGGGCCCAGGACCTGGCCCAGGCCTCCAGCCTCTACCAGTTCCAGGCAGAGGCTCATGACATGGAGACATGGCTGGTAGATGCCCTGCGCCTGGTGTCCAGCCCAGAGCTGGGTCATGACGAGTTCTCCACCCAGGCCTTGGCCAAGCAGCACCGGGCCCTGGAGGAGGAGATGTGCAGCCACCGGCCTGCCCTGGATGCGCTGAGGGAACAGGCTGCGGCCTTGCCGGCCGCCGTGGCTCACGCCCCTGAGGTGCAGGGCTGGCTGCCCATGCTGGAGCGCCGCTACCAGGAGCTCCAAGCTCGAGCGGGCGAGCGGGCCCGGGCCCTGGAGGCCGCCCTCGCTCACTACACCATGCTCAGCGAGGCGAGTGCCTGCGGGCTCTGGGTGGATGAGAAGGAACAGTGGCTCAATGGGCTAGCCTTGCCCGAGCGCCTGGAGGACCTGGAGGTGGTGCAGCAGAG GTTTGAGACCTTGGAGCCTGAGATGAATGCTCTGGCCGCCCGCGTCACTGCAGTCAATGGCATTGCCCAGCAGCTGCTGGAGGCCGAGCCGCCCAGCAGGGACAGCATCCTTGCCACCCAGAAGCAACTCAACCACAG GTGGCAGCAATTCCGGAACCTCGCAGACGGCAAGAAGGCAGCCCTGACCTCTGCCCTGAACATCCAGAACTACCACCTCGAGTGCACAGAGACGCAGGCCTGGATGAGGGAGAAGACCAAAGTGATCGAGTCCACTCAGGGCCTGGGCAATGACCTGGCTGGAGTGCTAGCCTTGCAGCGCAAGCTAGCTGGCACAGAACGAGACCTGGAAGCCATCGGAACCCGCGTGGGGGCCCTGGCCCAGGAGGCGCAGGCCTTGGCCAGCGGCCACCCGGCACAGGCCCCTGCCATCCAGGCCCGGCTCCGCGAGGTCCAGGAGGGCTGGGAGGGCCTGCGTGCCACCATGCGTCGCAGGGAGGAGTCCCTGGGTGAGGCCAGGCGGCTACAGGACTTTCTTAGGAGCTTGGATGACTTCCAGGCGTGGCTGGGCCGCACCCAGACGGCCGTGGCCTCTGAAGAAGGACCGGCCACCCTTCCCGAGGCAGAGGCTCTCCTGGCCCAACACGCAGCCCTGCGGGACGAGGTGGAGCGTGCCAAGGGCGAGTACGGCCGGCTCCGCGCTGTGGGCGAAGAGGTGACCCGCGACCAGGCCGATCCCCAGTGTCTCTTCCTGAGGCAGCGCCTGGAGGCTTTGGGTACCGGCTGGGAAGAACTGGGCCGCATGTGGGAGAGCCGCCAGGCCCGGCTGGCCCAAGCCCATGGCCTGCAAGGGTTTCTGCGAGATGCTCGGCAGGCCGAGGGTGTGCTCAGCAGCCAG GAGTATGTGCTGTCTCACACGGAGATGCCAGGGACCCTCCAAGCTGCTGATGCTGCCATCAAAAAGCTAGAGGATTTCATGAGCACCATGGATGCCAACGGGGAGCGGATCCGGGGGCTCCTGGAAGCAGGACGGCAGCTGGTGGCGGGCGGCAACATTCACGCCGAGAAGATCAGGGAGAAGGCGGACTCGATTGAGAAGAG GCACAGCAAGAATCAAGAGGCCGCCCAGCAGCTTCTCCAGCGTCTCCGGGACAACCGAGAGCGCCAGCACTTCTTACAGGAGTGTCACGAG CTGACGCTGTGGATCGATGAGAAGATGCTGACGGCCCAAGATGTGTCATACGATGAGGCCCGAAACTTGCACACCAAGTGGCAAAAACACCAAGCGTTCATGGCTGAACTGGCGGCCAACAAGGACTGGCTGGACAAGATTGACAAG GAAGGGCAGGTGCTGACAACGGAGAAGCCGGAGCTGAAGCCCCTGGTGTGGGAGAAGATGGAGGCCCTGCACAAGAGGTGGGAAGAGCTGGAAAACACCACCCAGGCCAAAGCCCGGAGCCTCTTCGATGCCAACCGGGCGGAGCTCTTTGCCCAAAGCTGCTCTGCCCTGGAGAGCTGGCTGGGCACCCTGCAGGCCCAGCTGCACTCGGACGACTATGGCAAGGACCTCACCAGCGTCAACATTCTCCTCAAGAAGCAGCAG ATGTTGGAACGAGAGATGGCCGTGCGGGAAAAGGAAGTGGAGACCATCCAAGCCCAGGCCAGGGCGCTGGCGCAGGAGGAGCACGGGGCCGGAGAGGTGGAGAGGACGTCCAGAGCCGTGGAGGAGAAGTTCCGGGCCCTGTACAAGCCCTTGAAAGACCGCTGCAGCCGCCTCCTGGCCTCCCGTGAGCAGCACCAGTTCCATCGTGATGTGGAAGATGAGATC CTGTGGGTGACCGAGCGGCTGCCGATGGCCAGCTCGACAGAGCACGGCAAAGACCTGCCCAGCGTCCAGCTCCTCATGAAGAAGAACCAG ACGTTGCAGAAGGAGGTGCAGGGCCACGAACCACGCATCACAGACCTGAGAGAGCGGCAGCAAGCCCTTGGAGCAGCAGCCGGACCTGAGCTGGCCGCCCGCGTGGCTGAGCTCCAGGAGCTGTGGCGGCGTCTGGGCCAGGAGCTAGACCAGCGTGGGGCTCGCCTCCAGGACGCGCTGCGGGCCCAGCAGTTCTACCGCGACGCCGCTGAGGCTGAGGCTTGGATGGGCGAGCAGGAGCTGCACATGATGGGCCAGGAGAAGGCCAAG GATGAGCTGAGCGCTCAGGCCGAGGTCAAGAAACACCAGGTCCTGGAACAAGCCCTGGCAGACTACGCACACACTGTCCACCAGCTGGCGGCCAGCAGTCAGGACATGATTGACGGCCACCATCCCGAGAG TGACCGGCTGACGATCCGCCAAGCCCAGGTGGAGAAGCTCTATGCTAGCCTGAAGGAGCTGGCAGTGGAGCGGCGTGGGCGGCTTCTCGAGCACCAGCGGCTGTGCCAGCTACGGCGGGACCTAGATGACCTGGAGCAGTGGATTCAGGAGCGGGAGGTGGTAGCTGCTTCCCACGAGCTGGGCCAGGACTACGAGCACGTGACG ATGTTGCGAGACAAATTTCGGGAGTTCTCTCGAGATACCAGCACCATTGGTCAGGAGCGGGTAGACAGCACCAATGCCCTGGCTGACGGGCTGATCACTGGGGGCCATGCTGCCCGGGCCACAGTGGCTGAGTGGAAGGACGGACTCAACGAGGCCTGGGCTGACCTTTTGGAGTTACTGGACACCCGGGGCCAGGTTCTGGCCGCTGCCCATGAGCTGCAGCGCTTCCTCCATGGGGCGCGGCAGGCCTTAGCGCGAGTCCAACACAAGCAGCAGCAGCTGCCCGAGGGAGCCGGTCGAGACCTGAATTCTGCTGAGGCCTTGCAGCGCAGGCACTGTGCCTATGAGCACGACATCCAGGCGCTGAGTGCCCAG GTGCAGCAGGTGCAGGATGATGGCCACCGCCTACAGAAGGCCTACGCGGGGGAGAAGGCAGAGGAGATCGGCCGCCACATGCAGGCTGTGGCCGAGGCCTGGGCCCAGTTACAGGCGAGCTCTGCTGGACGACGCCAGCTGCTCCTGGACACCGGGGACAAGTTCCGCTTCTTCCAGGCTGTCCGGGAGCTCATGCTCTGGATGGATGGGGTCAACCTGCAGATGGATGCCCAGGAGCGGCCCCG GGATGTGTCCTCTGCCGACCTGATGATCAAGCACCACCAGGGCATCAAAGCCGAGATCGAGGCCCGAGCCGACCGCTTCTCCTCCTGCATCCTCCTGGGCCAGGAGCTGCTGGCCAAGAACCACTATGCGTCCGAAGAG ATCTCAGAGAAACTGGAGCAGCTCCAGGCAAGGCGCCAGGAGACGTCAGACAAGTGGCAGGAGAACATGGACTGGTTTCAGCTCG TTCTGGAAGTGCTGGTGTTTGGCCGAGATGCTGGCGTGGCCGAGGCCTGGCTCTGCAGCCAGGAGCCCCTGGTGCGAAGCGCCGAGCTGGGCTGCACCGTCGACGAGGTGGAGAGCCTCATCAAGAGGCATGAGGCCTTCCAGAAAGCCGCAGCCTCCTGGGAGGAGCGCTTCAGTGCTCTGGAAAAGCTCACTGCG CTGGAGGAGAAGGAGCAGCAGCAGAGGTGGCGGCGGcagcaggaagaggaggaagaacgCAGGAAGAAGGagcccccagcctcagtttccccagcagtgCCTCCCCACAGGGATCATGTGGATGGCCAGACAGCCGCAGAGGCTTCACGGGTTGG GACCCACCCCCGGCTGCCATCCTCTGGGGAGCCAGTTGCGGTCAACGGTGTCTGCACGGATGCCGAATCCTCAGAG CCCCGGTTGGAACAACAAAGACTAGACCAGAGCAGCTCCCTAGAAGGCCCC GTCCCTGGGGCAGGGGAAGCAGCCAATGGACCACGGGGAGAGAGGCAGAGCCGGGCGCGAGGCCCTGCCCCTTCGCCAATGCCCCAAGGCAGGGCCCCTGAAGCTGCCTATTCTGCCACTCTGCCCCCTCGCGGCCCCGAGCTCTCTGCCCAGGAGCAGATGGAGGGCCTGCTCTGCCGAAAACAGGAAATGGAGGCTTTTGGCAAGAAGGCAGCCAACAG GTCCTGGCAGACCGTGTATTGTGTCCTGCGTCGCAGCACCCTCGGCTTCTACAAGGATGCCCGAGCCGCAAACATCGGACTGCCCTACCACGGAGAGGTGCCGGTCAGCCTGGCCAGAGCCCAGGGCAGTGTGGCCCTAGACTACCGGAAACGCAAGCATGTCTTCAAGCTGGG TTTACAGGATGGAAAGGAGTATTTATTCCAAGCCAAGGATGAG GCCGAGATGAGCTCCTGGCTGCGCGTGGTCAACGCTGCCATAGCTGCGGCCTCTCCAGCCTCTGCAGAACCCGAGGAAACAGTGATGCCCAGTGCTTCCCGGGGAATGACCCGGGCCATGACCATGCCCCCGGTGTCCCCTGCCAGTGCCGAGGGCTCCGTTGTCATGCGCAGCAAAGAGGGCAAAGAAAGGGATCGGGAAAAACGCTTCAGCTTCTTCAAGAAGAACAAGTAG